AGAGGTGTTTTACTTGCGTCCATTGCTGCGCTAGCTTATCTATTTCTACGAAACTATCGCCGGGCTGGAGGTCGGGAAGCGATTACGGTTGCGGTAACCTGGGGAGCCGGAATGGCAGCCGCTGCGTTCTTCGGTTTCATTGTATTTGATGATGCGGTCGGCATTGTCGAATATGTGGGACTTGCGGTGGCGGTTACTATACTTGCTTTCCTACTGAGCCCATCGCCCAAAATTGCTTCCCGGTCGCTCGGAATCGCACTTATCATTGTGATGCTAGGGTATACCGTTCTCAACTCGACGGGTGGCAATAGCGTTCGAATGGATCAAGCTGCTCCTGATTTTGAACTAACTGATTTGGATGGAAACACGATTCGGTTATCCGACTATCGCGGCAAAACCGTCGTAATGAATTTCTGGGCAACTTGGTGTCGTGTTTGTCAGGCTGAAATGCCTCACATGGAGAAGTTTTATCGCGAACAACAGAACGAGGACGTTGTTGTTCTTTCCATTAATGCAACAAGCCAGGAGAGAAGCAGTGATATTGTGGGGAATTACGTGGATAAAGAAGGGCTAAGCTTCCCTATCGTGTTGGACAAGAGTGGAGATGTGTTGAAAGAATATAATGTAACCGCGTATCCGACTACTTATATCGTCGATCCTTCTGGCAACATCCGAGAGCAGTATTTAGGTGCGGTCAGCTATGAGAGCCTCAAGAAGGCGGCAAAACTGACGGATCAGGGCAACTAATAAGGCTACAGTTCAATAATAACTAGAGTGAGTAAAATTCGATTATAGTAGAACATTCACAGGTTAACCTTTCATTACTTTGATAAGATAAAAGTTCAAATCTGTTGCCCTTCACTGCAGATGGGCCAAATTATAAGGAAGTGAACATAGTGGCGAATGTACCAAGTCGAAAAACAGGGATGCCTATATTCTCGCCAACGATAACTGATTTTTGGCAGACGGAATTTTTGAATGGAGACGTTCTATATAGCGATGAAGTCTTTACTATCGCTATCAATCCGGACCTGGACGAGGACCGCCGGATCATGGTGCTTGAAACCATCGACGGCAGGGTTATGGTGGTCCTGACACCGGCGCTAGCTGAAAAAACAGCCCTCCATAAAAAACAAGGCCTGTCTGAAGAGACTTTTCGCCAGAAATTAAATGAAGCTGGAGTCTCCCTTCATGGCGCGGATTATTTATTTTATTTCTCGGAAGCCGATAAGAATGTAGTGCTGCAAGAAAACCTGGAAGGTGAATTACGCCGGTTAACAGGGCATGATCATGCAGTTTTCTCTAATTTCCAATCCTCCGCCTCGGAGCAAGACTTGGACGATGCTTATGTAGAATTGGATCACTGGGCGGTGTTCGGTTCTTTTGAGCAGAATCGCCTAGTCAGCGCCGCCAGTATGTATCCTTGGGAGAATTCGAGAATTGCCGACCTCGGCGTACTGACTCTGACATCCTTTAGAGGAAAAGGCCACGCCCGCAAAGTAGTGCGTTCAATAAGCAAATATGCCTACGGTCAGGGGTACGAACCCCAGTACCGCTGCCAACTCGATAATCTGGCTTCTGTATCACTGGCTAAAGCGGCGGGGTTGACGCTGTATGGAAAGTGGGATGTGGTTTCTCCCGACTCCATGAACTGAAGTCCGACTAGAAAGATGTAATGTCCTCAACAGACTGCAACGTGAAAATATCAAATACAAATGAGGTGAGACTATGAAAATTACGGTTGTGGAGCATCATCCTGAGTGGAAAGAAGCGTATTTAAAGGAAGAGCGTGATATTCAAAATATTCTTCATAGTGAATTAGTGAATAGCTTTCACGTTGGTAGTACCTCGGTTCCCGGTTTGAAGGCGAAGCCTATTATTGATATCTTGCTTGTAGTTCGTGATATCAACGCTTTGGACCAATATTCCGTCCAATTTGAGCATCTTGGGTATGAAGTCATGGGAGAGTTCGGTATTCGTGGCAGAAGATATTTCCGTAAAGGGGGAGACAACCGGACGCATCACATTCATGCTTTCCAGTATGATCATATCCAGGAAATTGAGCGCCATCTCGCCTTCAGAGATTATCTGTGCCATCATCCTGAAATAGCGAAGGAATACGGTGAATTAAAGGATGAATTGGCGAAGAAATATCCAAATGATATCGAGAGTTATGGGGACGGAAAAGATGATTTTGTGAAGAAAGTAGAAAAACAAGCCTTGATCTGGCATTGGACTCACCGCTAATAGGAGAATTCTTGCAGGAAAACGGACAGGTATTAGAGGAATTACTAAAGGAAGTACAGAATAATATTCAGTAGGTGATTCCAAACAGTTCTGTTACTAGACGCTAAGGAGCGTGCGTGATATGCAAGAAAATTTATCAAATGAAGAGTCTGCATTGATCATGCAAAGTGTTCAGCATTTCTTACTAAAATTACGAGGAGAGCTTGAAGACCCTTCAGATAAGGAGTTCCTCAATCACCAGATTAAAGTTGCTCAATCGGTATTCGAGAAGGTTCTTGATTTACGATTATCAGATGATGGCACGACGATAAGTAGTGTTGGGGAAATCCCCGTAAAGGATATGGCTTTCAAAGCCAATTACACATACCATGGCCGAGATAAGAATACTAGAACAGGAAGTATTGTCGTTCAAGTGAGCCATAAGGCTTATGTGAAGCAAGCGGTTAAAGATCAACTTCACAAAGACCGTGGTTGGGAACCAGGATGGATATTTGTAGGTACGATTCAACCCGTAGACAACAATGAAACAAAATGAATCGTAAGGATAGTCGCTGCAGATCTGTTTAGATTTATACTTTGGGGAAATACAACAAAAGCTGGCCAATAGGCCAGCTTTATTTTTTATGCTAGATGGAGATGTGCTACTATTCGATTCTCCCTTCATACACAAGTTCATTCAGCGGGCGGCGGCTGTTAGGGACTTCACGCTGTTGGACGCCTTCAGGCAGTAAGGATTTATCCCCATGATATCCAAGAGCGATAACGGCATGAATCTCGAAGTGATCTGGGATATTCAACATTTGTCTAGCTTTATTACGATCAATGCCTCCCATGGCATGAGTGACCATACCAAGCAACGTCGCTTGAATCGCCATCGAAGCCCATGCTGCACCTGCATCGAAAGCATGAGCGCCATTTGGATCGCCATTGTCTCTTAGTTTATCGGAAGCAACAACAATCAGAACAGGGGCAGTGGACACCCAGGTTAAATTGAATTCATTAATGAATTGATGGAATACGCTACGCTGCTCCTCCGTTTTAGCGACAACGAAACGCCATGGCTGATCATTAAAAGAAGATGGAGCCCAGTGTGCGGCATCCAACACCGTATATAGATCTTGATCGCTTACTTCGCGGGTTGAAAAAGCGCGCGTTGACCAGCGATTCAGAAAGAGAGGGCTGACCGGATACTCGGAGACGCGTGTAGCCTGCACCTCCGCTGAAATTTCATTGACGATGGTTTGTACATTGCTCATCTGAATATCTCCTTCCGAAGGTAATTTACTTTTCCAGTATATGTGACTTACTTAAACTTATCAAATTACTTTTTGAACTGTGGACTCTGAAAAGTAAAAAAATATAGTCCGAAGAAAGTTTCTTCGTATAAAATGAACTTTTACAACCTTAACGGCCTCTTATCTATGAAAAGGGGAGTGAGCATGAAGGTAAATCATCTTGTCAAACAAGCCCAAAAAGGCAACAAGGAAGCCTTATTACAACTAATCATGGCTGATAAGGACGCTTATTATCGTCTTGCCTATACATACATGGGGAACGAGCATGATGCCATGGATGCCATGGAGGATATGATTGTTACCCTGTATGAAAAAATTGATCAATTGAAAAAAGGGGAGGCCTTCTACAGCTGGAGTAAAACCATTCTCGTTAACCGGTGCAAAACATTGCTTCGTAAAAAGGATCGATTACTTCCACTAGAGAACGAGACAGAATCACTATTTGCTGCATTAACTGACGATAATCCCTATCGTGATGCAGAGTCCGAGATGAACATGGAGGTATTGCTATCTCATCTTAACGCACATCAGCGTGAAGCGATTGAACTTCGTTATGTTCATGACCTTACGTATCAGACGATTGCGGATATAACTGGTGCACCGCTTGGAACAATTAAATCGAGAATCTCGCAAGGAATTCAAAAGCTAGAGATTTTGATCGGAGGTGGATCGTTTTGAGAACGGTCGATAAGAAATTCGAGGAGTACAAACAGAATCAGGTACAAGCTCCGTCAGATCTAGAGGGAAGACTTAGGGATGCATTGCAGCATGCTCCGGTAAAACAAAGAAAAGTAAATAAAACGGTGGTATGGATATCTTCAGTTGTTGCAGCACTTATTCTAATGGTCGGAGCTTATGAGTATCCTGCCCTGGCTTATTATTTCAATAAAGTCAGCTTGAACTCTCTAAGCTTTGCTGAGGTAATGGAGCAGGGGGTTGGCCAAAGGGTAGACAAAAGCCTAACACTTAATGATGGCACAGTTCTTACCATTAATGGTGTGATTGCAGACGATAATGTATTTCGCATGTATTACACGATTGATCGACCTGCAGGTACTGAGTATACTGACGATGATTTTTTACGTTATAGCTTTGATCGAGTGCAAGGGTTCTTGACCCATTCCAAGTCGCTTGGAGGAGGCGGGTCTCCCGGCGAAGACAAGGGCCAGTTCATAGGAGAAAATGAATTCGAACCTGTAAGTCCATTTACTCGAGCTTTAACCCTTGTATTTAACGAATGGCTGGACAGTGGGGAGAAGGTATCCTATTCCATCTCCTTCGATTTTGAAGCGAATAAAGCGATGAAGAGTATCGTTAAAGAAAAACTATCAGAATCCATTGTGGTTGATAAAGGAACGATTCACTATGACTACATTACGGCTTCGCCTACCTCAACTATCGTGAAGGGGCATTATGAACTCGAAGAGTATCCGAGATTTTCAGGAGAAACCAAGCTCTATATGAATGGAATAGAAGTTGGAAGGACGAGGGCAGAGGCACATAATCCGGACTTTTCGCTTCAATTTGATCCGTTTCCTACAGACCATGTTCAGTCCATTGAACTTGTGCTTGAAAATTTTGAAGGATACCATAAAATCAATGAGCCCATCTCGCTGGCATCACCGTCAGATCGATCTGTTAAAGTGGGTGATGAGAAGTTGTGGATTCGAAGCGTTACTAAAACCAAAACAGGCTATGATATCGTCATTGCCAGAAAACAGTTTACATTCTTGGAAACGGACAATTTAGCCATCCAGGCGGGGGGTAAAACAGTGCCTGTAGCTTCGATTTCCGAGGAACGTCCTTGGAACTTGAATAATGGCAATATCTTGTGGGAGCAGACATATTCTTTTAACACGGAGGACAAACCGGAATATCTAATTTGCGATGGATACCAATATATAAAAACCTACAATAAGAAAATTTCGATTCCTGTAGATCGTAGAAAATGACATGTATATAGATAAATAAAGATATGAAAATGGTATTTGTGATAGATTGCAAGCTTACGCCGTATGGCATATGTCTTCGCCCCATTGGTATGCGTTATAATCAAAGCTAACAATCAGAATTAAGCATAGAGGTGTCGGTATGGAAAATAAATTATTCGACCGCATCAAAGGCGGAATGTATGGTGTGGCTGTAGGGGATGCGCTGGGCGGAACGACGGAGTTTATGAATGCACGAGAGATTGAGGCAATGTACGGATATTTGACGGAGATCATCGGTGGTGGGGTATGGCATTTGGAACCCGGGGAAGTGACCGACGATACGATGATGACGCTATGTGTGGCGGAAGGGATTCTTCAGGAACCTCGAGAACCGAAGGCGGCGATAGGGCGTCTTTTCCTGGAATGGTATCAGTCGCGGCCCAAGGACATCGGAAACATCATCCGTCAAGCTTTTCAAAAATATGAGGGAGACTGGTTCGAAACAGCCTTTATAGCACATATGGATCTGGGGCAAAGCGCTGGGAATGGCTCCCTTATGCGATGCCTGCCTGTAGCACTGGCCTACAAGGACTTAGTCGATATAGATAGGGTGACGGCTATGCAGTCACGGATGACGCATTATGATCCAAGGTGTGCCGAAATCTGTGTGATGTATAATCGAATGGCTCATCATCTTCTGCAGGGGGAGAGTTTAAGAGCCACGATCCTGGCTGAGGTATCCGGAACTGAGTATGAAGACATTCATATAGCGAATCCGGATTGTCCGCCAAGCGGTTTTATAGTCCATACCTTCCGGTGGGTACTGCATATTTTGCTTCATTCATCAGATTTTGCGGACGTCGTACAGCAGGCAGCCAATCTAGGGGGAGACTCTGATACGATCGGCGCTATCGCAGGCGGGTTGGCAGGTATCCACTACGGATATGAAGGCATTTCGGCCCGATATGCGGAAGCGATCATAATTAAGGAGAGACTGGATCGGGTCATTTCACAGTTATATAGGTTGAAAACGTCATAACATAGCAAGACCGAGTATCCAATTCACTCCCCATAATTTTGTGAATTAGGCAGTTGATAGAGCAGAGAGGGAAGTTAAAATGAACAAAACCGAACGACAACTCGCCATTACGCTTGAACTGCAGCGGAATAAGGTGCTCAGGGCGGAAGATTTGGCGGCTCAGTTTGAGACGAGCGTGCGGACGATATACCGTGATATTCAAGCGCTAAGCGAAGCCGGGGTCCCGATCGTCGGAGCCCCCGGGCAGGGATATTCCCTGATGGAAGGGTATTTTCTGCCGCCTGTCGGCTTTACGGCAGAAGAGGCTGTAGCCCTGCTTATGGGAACGGATTTTATCGAGCAGAAGCTGGATGGCGAATACGTCTGCGCTGCCAAGGCGGCCAGGCGTAAAATCGAAGCGGTCCTGCCGGAGCAGGTGCGTGAAGAATCAGTGCTCGTACGGGAAACCATGCGCCTTATTCATGTTGGTGAATCGGTAGCTGGTTGGAAGGAGAAGGATTATCTTGGACAAGTACGACGCGCGATTCTGGAACGTCGGAAATTAAGTTTTACCTATCTGAAAAAGATTCCAGAATCGGATGGTAAACGTGAAAACAGGCGGGAGGTTGCTCCATACGGACTGGTGCTTGTTCAGGGAAACTGGGTGTTGATTGCAAGCTGTGATCTACGGCAGGATATCCGTCATTTCCGATTGTCGCGGATGAGGGAGCTTATCGTGTTGGAAGAGCGCTTTTCCATGCTGCCCGGGTTTGACCTGAGCCGATACCGCCCACCGGACGACCGTAACATTCGGATACGGGTTCGGGTGAATCCTGATATTGTCGACAAAATCGCCGAGAGCGCTAATTTTTATATGGAAGCGATGGAGGGGCGGAAGGATCATCTTCTGGTCACCTTTCGCGTTAGACATCCGGAAGAGTTATTGCCTTATATCCTTGGCTGGGGTGAAGATGTCGAGGTGTTGGAGCCAGAGACTCTCCGTATCCGCATTCGGGAAGTGGTCGAAAAAATACTAAAACGCTACTGACATACTGTTGTCAGCAGCGTTTTTTTATATTGGGAATATACCCATTATTGATGAGGAGTTGTTTACTTGATGAGAAGTACAAAGGAAGCATTACAGGATTTTGAAGCGGCGGTAGAACGATATTTACTTGAACTGGACAACCTCGAGTTGAAGCAGCTGCTTAAAAAAACGAACGAAGAGGAATGGTCTATTGGGCAAATGTATAAGCATTTGATTCAATCGGCGTTATTTATGCATTTACAACATGTCGACCAATGTTTGGCTGAAAGTAATGAAACCTTGGCCCATGAGGTAGAAAAAACGGAGCAAGGTAGGACTGTATTCGAGCAAGGAAGTTTTCCGCCCATTCGGATCAGGGTCCCAGCTTCGCCGCAATACACCCCGCAGCAGCCAGAAAGCAAGAAAGAACTGATGGAAGGGCTACAAAGTGTGGTAGAGCGGATGAGACGAACGGAACCCGCTTTGAGTCAGGCATCTCAACGGCATAAGATTCTACATCCCGGATTCGGCGCGTTAAACGCCAAAGAGTGGTTCTTGCTGGTAGAAATGCATTACCGGCATCACTTATTGCAGTTGGAACGTTTGAAAAGGGAGCTTTGAACTTGATCATGTCCAGTTTGTTAACTTATATAGATAACCCTAATACAAATGTAAGAACGAATGTGGCATAATATTCAGAGGAACCACCAAAGGATGAAAAATCCTGCAGGGTGGTTCTTTTTTTCTTGCGTGTCCTATGCCAGAATTATAGAAGGGGGCGATGAAGAGTGTTCCAGGATTTCAAGCTCGTTGACGACCGTCCGGTCGCGATACAAGTGAAAGAATACGTCAAACGTTTAATTATAAAAGGGGCGCTTCAAGCGGATCAGAAGCTGCCTTCTACAAGAGAATTGAGCGGATTGCTCAAAGTGAGCCGCAATACAGTCATTGCCGCCTATGAAGGGCTGGAGGATGACGGATATACGTATGCTATTCCTGGGAAAGGCAGCTACGTAGCAACAATGGTAACCAGGTTGGCTGAAGACAACGGTGATTCTGTTGGTTCCTCTGCCTGGCAGATTGACTGGAAGGCGAGAATGAACGAGTATGCCGGGTCGGCTGTAGAGCTGGATATGATGAAGCAAGGCATCCGCGCCCAGAAAGGGACGATCTCGTTCACCAGCATTGCTCCGGATGAGCAATTATTCGATCTCGGAGATGTGAAGCGAGCCTTTATGGATCGGATGGCCATCGAAGGACAGGTGCTGCTGAACTATGGTTATGCCAAGGGTTATAAGCCGCTGATCGATTATCTGATGCGTTATATGGAGAATAAGGGTGTCGATATCAGCGGCAAGGATATGTTGATTACAAGCGGTTTTACTGAAGGCTTCGACATTGTCCTGTCTGCACTGCGTCCTTATGGACGCCGTGGAGCAGCCATTTGCGAGAATCCGACCCATCATACAGCCATCAAAAATTTGAAGCTGCAGGGGTTTGAGATTACCGGTATTCCGATGGAGCGGGACGGTATTGATGTAGAGCAACTCGAGAAGGAGCTGCAAAAGCAGACGAACCACTTCGATCTGGCTTATCTAACGCCTTCCTATCACAATCCGACCGGGATTGTCATGTCGGCAGCCAAGCGTAGTGCCGTTGTGAAATTAATGATGCGATATCAGATTCCGGTGATTGAGGATGGATTCAATGAGGAACTTCGCTACTCAGGAGCGCATATCGCACCAATAATTGCGACAGCAGGGCAAGGGAATGGTGTGATCTATATCGGAAGCTTCTCCAAGGTGCTATTCCCGGGTTTGCGGGTTGGTTGGGTGCTCGCGGATCGGGCACTGATTAACAATCTGGAGAGCATTAAGCGGGCACGCACGATTCATACATCAACGATCGATCAATCGATCCTATATCAATATTTACTGAACGGGAATTTCGATAAATATGTCAAAAAAGCTCGAACAGAATATAAGCGCAAATACGAGCTGACGAAGGCATGCTGTGAAGCATATCTCCCTGAGACACAGCTGTCTGGCGACGGGGGCTTGCATTTGTTCCTTACCTTCCCATCAAAGATAGACACACATGAACTGCTGGAAGCTTGTACGGCACAAGGGGTTATTTTTACACCGGGAGATAGATTTTTCATTCAAGAGGGAGAAGGGACAAATACATTGCGGCTTGGATTCTCACGAGTAACGGATGAGAATATCGTGCAGGGGATTCAGATCATCGGCGAGCAGGTTCGCGACCTTCTTAAGGGACAACGATAACTAGAGACAAATGAGGTGTCATGATGAAGATTGGTGTTATTATGGGCGGTATTTCCTCTGAGCGTGAGGTTTCGCTGCGGACAGGTCAGGAGATGATCCGTCATCTGGATCCTAATCGCTATGAGGCGGTCCCTATTGTCATTGATCAACGAGCGGACTTAATTGAACAGGTACAGGAAGCTGAAATAGATCTCGCGCTACTAGCTCTGCATGGTCAATATGGTGAGGACGGCACGGTACAGGGTGCGCTGGAGACGCTAGGGGTTCCATATACAGGCAGTGGCATTCTGGCAAGCAGTCTGTGCATGAACAAGCGGCTATCCAAGATGCTGCTTACGGCAGCGGGCGTAAATACGCCGACAGGTCTTTGCTGGCAGGGGATGGAGGATTATAATCCTCGGGCGGTGGAACGGATGGGCTATCCCGTAATTGTGAAGCCGAATACAGGGGGATCGAGTATCGGCATCCAGCTCGTGCATCATGAGACCGAACTGCTGAAGGCTGTTCAGGAGTCCTGTGCTTTAGATCAGACGATCTTGATTGAATCTTACATTCAAGGCATGGAGATTACCTGCTCGATTATTGATGGTGAGATGCTGCCGATTATCGGCATTCGTTCTGCTCATTCGGAGTGGTTCGACTACACGGCAAAATATGAGGCTGGCGGTGCTGAGGAGAAGGTGATCGAGCTTCCTCCTGCTACCCATCAGCGTGTGCGCGAGGCGGCGCTTGCCAGCTATCAACTGCTGCAGTGCAACGTCTATGCCAGGGTCGATATGATCTTGTGTCAGGATATCCCTTACGTGCTGGAAGTCAATACTTTACCGGGAATGACCGCAGGTAGCCTACTTCCCAAGAGTGCGGCAGCGGCAGGGCTGACCTTTACACAGCTGCTGGATCGAATTATTTCCTGCTCGCTTCGGGAGCGGGGAGAGGAATGGGGGAAGCTGCAGCATGTATAATGAAAAGAATGCAGGACAATTTTTGTCCTCAAGTGTACGGGACATTCGACCATCAGGAATCCGCGCTTTCTTTGATCTGAATGCGGCGGACGGAGATACGATCGCTCTCGGAGTTGGGGAACCGGATTTCGTTACACCGGAAAAGGTACGTGAAGCCTGCATTCAGGCCTTGCGTGAAGGGAAGACAAAATACACCTCCAACGCTGGCTTGATGGAGCTACGCGAGGAACTCTCGTCTTATTTAGTTAACAGCTTCGCACTTTCCTATGACCCCTGTCATGAAATCTTCGTGACGGTCGGAAGCAGTGAGGCTGTGGATTTGGCGCTGCGGGCCGTGCTCGATCCGGGGGATGAGGTATTAATTCCGGCACCAAGCTATGTAGCCTATGAACCGATCACCCATCTGCATAGCGGTAAAATTGTAGAGGTAACAACAAAGCCGGAGGAGCATTTCAAGCTGACACCACAATCATTACAGGCGGCGATTACGCCCCATTCTAAGGTTTTGATGCTTAATTATCCGAGTAATCCGACCGGATCAATCATGACAGAACAGGATTGGCAGCCCATTGCAGAACTCGTGGTCCAGCATAATCTGGTGGTCATTTCGGATGAAGTGTATGCTGAGCTGACCTATGGCAGAAAGCATGTAAGTATTGCTTCCTTACCAGGGATGAAGGAGCGTACGATCGTTATTAGCGGTTTCTCCAAGGCGTTTGCGATGACAGGCTGGCGGGTAGGCTATGCTTGCGGTCCGCGTGAGTTGATAGCAGGCATGCTGAAAATCCATCAGTATACGGCCATGTGTGCTCCTACAATAGCACAGATCGCGGCTCTCGAATCATTGCGTTATGGTCTGGCCGCCAAAGATGAGATGATGGCGAGCTATAATGAACGTCGCAAGCTGTTTGTAGCGGGATTGAATGCGATCGGGTTAACCTGTCGTGAACCTGAAGGAGCATTCTATGCATTTCCTTCTATTACATCTACAGGGATGTCATCGGAACAGTTCGCTCTACTACTACTGAAGGAAGCGAAAGTCGCAGTTGTGCCAGGTCATGTATTTGGATCGGGAGGAGAGGGCTTTATCCGCTGCTCATACGCAACCTCGCTCACTGATTTGGAGAAAGCGCTGGAGAGGATAGGAAGGTTTATGCAGACGAAAGAATTTCATTCTAAGAGCATCTCTCGGATTCTTAGAGACCAAACTTGCTC
The window above is part of the Paenibacillus lutimineralis genome. Proteins encoded here:
- a CDS encoding D-alanine--D-alanine ligase — encoded protein: MKIGVIMGGISSEREVSLRTGQEMIRHLDPNRYEAVPIVIDQRADLIEQVQEAEIDLALLALHGQYGEDGTVQGALETLGVPYTGSGILASSLCMNKRLSKMLLTAAGVNTPTGLCWQGMEDYNPRAVERMGYPVIVKPNTGGSSIGIQLVHHETELLKAVQESCALDQTILIESYIQGMEITCSIIDGEMLPIIGIRSAHSEWFDYTAKYEAGGAEEKVIELPPATHQRVREAALASYQLLQCNVYARVDMILCQDIPYVLEVNTLPGMTAGSLLPKSAAAAGLTFTQLLDRIISCSLRERGEEWGKLQHV
- a CDS encoding helix-turn-helix transcriptional regulator, producing the protein MNKTERQLAITLELQRNKVLRAEDLAAQFETSVRTIYRDIQALSEAGVPIVGAPGQGYSLMEGYFLPPVGFTAEEAVALLMGTDFIEQKLDGEYVCAAKAARRKIEAVLPEQVREESVLVRETMRLIHVGESVAGWKEKDYLGQVRRAILERRKLSFTYLKKIPESDGKRENRREVAPYGLVLVQGNWVLIASCDLRQDIRHFRLSRMRELIVLEERFSMLPGFDLSRYRPPDDRNIRIRVRVNPDIVDKIAESANFYMEAMEGRKDHLLVTFRVRHPEELLPYILGWGEDVEVLEPETLRIRIREVVEKILKRY
- a CDS encoding redoxin domain-containing protein, giving the protein MLNIELLIYLISGIVGVLAVRFRERGRPQKEMRISEAWNAVFIWLIAWKLSLFLFDLKGVIKHPLSLVFFSGGLRGVLLASIAALAYLFLRNYRRAGGREAITVAVTWGAGMAAAAFFGFIVFDDAVGIVEYVGLAVAVTILAFLLSPSPKIASRSLGIALIIVMLGYTVLNSTGGNSVRMDQAAPDFELTDLDGNTIRLSDYRGKTVVMNFWATWCRVCQAEMPHMEKFYREQQNEDVVVLSINATSQERSSDIVGNYVDKEGLSFPIVLDKSGDVLKEYNVTAYPTTYIVDPSGNIREQYLGAVSYESLKKAAKLTDQGN
- a CDS encoding GrpB family protein; this encodes MKITVVEHHPEWKEAYLKEERDIQNILHSELVNSFHVGSTSVPGLKAKPIIDILLVVRDINALDQYSVQFEHLGYEVMGEFGIRGRRYFRKGGDNRTHHIHAFQYDHIQEIERHLAFRDYLCHHPEIAKEYGELKDELAKKYPNDIESYGDGKDDFVKKVEKQALIWHWTHR
- a CDS encoding GNAT family N-acetyltransferase — encoded protein: MANVPSRKTGMPIFSPTITDFWQTEFLNGDVLYSDEVFTIAINPDLDEDRRIMVLETIDGRVMVVLTPALAEKTALHKKQGLSEETFRQKLNEAGVSLHGADYLFYFSEADKNVVLQENLEGELRRLTGHDHAVFSNFQSSASEQDLDDAYVELDHWAVFGSFEQNRLVSAASMYPWENSRIADLGVLTLTSFRGKGHARKVVRSISKYAYGQGYEPQYRCQLDNLASVSLAKAAGLTLYGKWDVVSPDSMN
- a CDS encoding ADP-ribosylglycohydrolase family protein is translated as MENKLFDRIKGGMYGVAVGDALGGTTEFMNAREIEAMYGYLTEIIGGGVWHLEPGEVTDDTMMTLCVAEGILQEPREPKAAIGRLFLEWYQSRPKDIGNIIRQAFQKYEGDWFETAFIAHMDLGQSAGNGSLMRCLPVALAYKDLVDIDRVTAMQSRMTHYDPRCAEICVMYNRMAHHLLQGESLRATILAEVSGTEYEDIHIANPDCPPSGFIVHTFRWVLHILLHSSDFADVVQQAANLGGDSDTIGAIAGGLAGIHYGYEGISARYAEAIIIKERLDRVISQLYRLKTS
- a CDS encoding DUF4179 domain-containing protein is translated as MRTVDKKFEEYKQNQVQAPSDLEGRLRDALQHAPVKQRKVNKTVVWISSVVAALILMVGAYEYPALAYYFNKVSLNSLSFAEVMEQGVGQRVDKSLTLNDGTVLTINGVIADDNVFRMYYTIDRPAGTEYTDDDFLRYSFDRVQGFLTHSKSLGGGGSPGEDKGQFIGENEFEPVSPFTRALTLVFNEWLDSGEKVSYSISFDFEANKAMKSIVKEKLSESIVVDKGTIHYDYITASPTSTIVKGHYELEEYPRFSGETKLYMNGIEVGRTRAEAHNPDFSLQFDPFPTDHVQSIELVLENFEGYHKINEPISLASPSDRSVKVGDEKLWIRSVTKTKTGYDIVIARKQFTFLETDNLAIQAGGKTVPVASISEERPWNLNNGNILWEQTYSFNTEDKPEYLICDGYQYIKTYNKKISIPVDRRK
- a CDS encoding PLP-dependent aminotransferase family protein, whose translation is MFQDFKLVDDRPVAIQVKEYVKRLIIKGALQADQKLPSTRELSGLLKVSRNTVIAAYEGLEDDGYTYAIPGKGSYVATMVTRLAEDNGDSVGSSAWQIDWKARMNEYAGSAVELDMMKQGIRAQKGTISFTSIAPDEQLFDLGDVKRAFMDRMAIEGQVLLNYGYAKGYKPLIDYLMRYMENKGVDISGKDMLITSGFTEGFDIVLSALRPYGRRGAAICENPTHHTAIKNLKLQGFEITGIPMERDGIDVEQLEKELQKQTNHFDLAYLTPSYHNPTGIVMSAAKRSAVVKLMMRYQIPVIEDGFNEELRYSGAHIAPIIATAGQGNGVIYIGSFSKVLFPGLRVGWVLADRALINNLESIKRARTIHTSTIDQSILYQYLLNGNFDKYVKKARTEYKRKYELTKACCEAYLPETQLSGDGGLHLFLTFPSKIDTHELLEACTAQGVIFTPGDRFFIQEGEGTNTLRLGFSRVTDENIVQGIQIIGEQVRDLLKGQR
- a CDS encoding DinB family protein: MRSTKEALQDFEAAVERYLLELDNLELKQLLKKTNEEEWSIGQMYKHLIQSALFMHLQHVDQCLAESNETLAHEVEKTEQGRTVFEQGSFPPIRIRVPASPQYTPQQPESKKELMEGLQSVVERMRRTEPALSQASQRHKILHPGFGALNAKEWFLLVEMHYRHHLLQLERLKREL
- a CDS encoding nitroreductase family protein — translated: MSNVQTIVNEISAEVQATRVSEYPVSPLFLNRWSTRAFSTREVSDQDLYTVLDAAHWAPSSFNDQPWRFVVAKTEEQRSVFHQFINEFNLTWVSTAPVLIVVASDKLRDNGDPNGAHAFDAGAAWASMAIQATLLGMVTHAMGGIDRNKARQMLNIPDHFEIHAVIALGYHGDKSLLPEGVQQREVPNSRRPLNELVYEGRIE
- a CDS encoding sigma-70 family RNA polymerase sigma factor is translated as MKVNHLVKQAQKGNKEALLQLIMADKDAYYRLAYTYMGNEHDAMDAMEDMIVTLYEKIDQLKKGEAFYSWSKTILVNRCKTLLRKKDRLLPLENETESLFAALTDDNPYRDAESEMNMEVLLSHLNAHQREAIELRYVHDLTYQTIADITGAPLGTIKSRISQGIQKLEILIGGGSF